A single genomic interval of Heliangelus exortis chromosome 20, bHelExo1.hap1, whole genome shotgun sequence harbors:
- the TNRC6C gene encoding trinucleotide repeat-containing gene 6C protein isoform X17, which produces MEEKKKKKQEEKKKKEGAQKKAAEQKTKVPEPIKTSLSQPQPAGTGTSTSTSTITNSSNGKRASAPGQQPAASRYLPREVPPRFRQQEQKQLLKRGQPLPTGTLSSTSPAQGTGQAGASPPPQQGAGGQHHPSKTQPDLSHSGLGDHYENSHWGQQPAFRSEGNCSWDKVIIDRTDKEAWPSITGAETESASECTTDTDSASNCGSENSSMATGSAQGNFTGHTKKTNGNNGANGALVQSTSNQSALGAGGANGNGNSARVWGVAGGSSSGLAHCSASGGDGKMDNMMGDGRSQNCWGASNSNAGINLNLNPNANPAAWPVLGHEGTVGAGNPSSICSPVSAIGQNMGNQNGNPTSTLGAWGNLLPQESTEPQTSTSQNVSFSVQPQNLNTDGPNNTNPMNSSPNPINAMQTNGLPNWGMAVGMGAIIPPHLQGLPGANGTSVSQVSGGSGEGMGSSVWGMSPGNPATGNSNSGFSQGNGDTVNSALSAKQNGSSGAAQKEGNGANAWDSGPPSGPGVLAWGRGGGNSGVGGMHSGAWGHPNRNTSNGVNGEWGKPPNQHSNSDINGKGSTGWDSSSVTSPNPAMQQGSEQINSWAKAAASGTTASEGSNESGGSQNEGSTGREGAGEGRRRDKGMIDQGQVQLPRNDLDPRVLSNTGWGQTPVKQNTAWEFEESPRSERKNDNGTEAWGCAATQSSNSGGKNDGSIMNSTNTSSVSGWVNSPPAAVPTNTGWGDNNNKAPNGPGGWGESASSTTVNNAASAKSGHAWSGTANQEDKSPTWGEPQKPKSQNWGDGQKSNPSWTSGGGDWTDSSSVPGHLGEGKKNGSGWDSDNRSGSGWNDSTRSGTSGWGNGTNSKANTGTSWGESLKPSPQQNWANKPQDNNVSNWGGAASVKQTGSGWVGGPVPAKQKENCEATGWEEPSPPSIRRKMEIDDGTSAWGDPNYNNNKTVNMWDRNNPIIQSSTTTNTTTTSTIINTNMVEPQPSHQSSAQPNRSPLLGPGWGEMPTVHTKSEASWGEPSSPSAAVDNGTSAWGKPPSSGTGWGENPAESAGTYGRTNAPAAAPALCKPASKSMQEGWGSGGDEVNLSTSQWEDEEGDMWNNTASQESSSSCNSWGNAPKKGLQKGMKTSSKQDEAWIMNRLIKQLTDMGFPREPAEEALKSNNMNLDQAMSALLEKKVEMDKRGMGVTDYNGMVTKPLGCRPPPISKESSMDRPTFLDKDGGLVEEPTTSPFLPSPSLKLPLSNSALPNQTLGGIASGLGMQNLNSSRQIPSGNLGMFGNSGAAQARTMQQPQQPPVQPLNSSQPSLRAQVPQFLSPQVQAQLLQFAAKNIGLSPAQLTSPINNPQHMTMLNQLYQLQLAYQRLQIQQQMLQAQRNVSGPMRQQEQQVARTINNMQQQIQQHQRQLAQALLMKQQPPPPHLSLHPSAGKSAMDSFSPHPQAPGLPDLQTKEQQSSPNTFAPYPLAGLNPNMNVNNMDITGGLSVKDTSQSQSRLPQWTHPNSMDNLSSAASSLDQNSSKHGAIPGGLSIGPPGKSSLDDSYGRYDLIQNSESPASPPVAVPHSWSRAKTDSDKISNGSSINWPPEFHPGVPWKGLQNIDPENDPDVTPGSVPTGPTINTTIQDVNRYLLKSGGSSPTSSQNATLPSSSAWPLSASGYSSSFSSIASAPSIAGKLSDIKSTWSSGPISHTQASLSHELWKVPRNTTAPTRPPPGLNTKPSSTWGASPLGWTSSYSSGSAWSTDSSGRTSSWLVLRNLTPQIDGSTLRTLCLQHGPLITFHLNLTQGNAVVRYSSKEEAAKAQKSLHMCVLGNTTILAEFAGEEEVNRFLAQGQALPPTSSWQSNTGTTQNRLGSSSSSHALVRSDAGHWNPPCLGGKGSSDLLWGGVPQYSSSLWGPPSTDDGRVIGSPTPLNTLLPGDLLSGESI; this is translated from the exons ATCTCAGCCACAGTGGATTGGGAGACCATTATGAGAATTCCCACTGGGGACAGCAGCCCGCTTTCAGGAGTGAAGGCAACTGCAGCTGGGATAAAGTGATAATAGACAGGACTGACAAGGAAGCGTGGCCTTCCATTACCGGAGCTGAGACTGAGTCTGCCTCAGAATGTACTACAGACACTGACTCTGCCTCCAACTGTGGCTCAGAGAACAGTAGCATGGCTACAGGGAGTGCCCAAGGCAACTTCACTGGACATACAAAGAAAACTAATGGCAATAATGGCGCCAACGGAGCACTCGTCCAAAGCACTTCTAACCAGAGTGCCCTTGGAGCTGGTGGAGCAAATGGTAATGGCAACTCAGCCAGAGTGTGGGGGGTGGCTGGGGGCTCCAGCTCTGGCCTAGCTCACTGCTCTGCCAGTGGTGGGGATGGAAAGATGGACAACATGATGGGAGATGGTAGAAGTCAGAACTGCTGGGGTGCTTCCAACTCGAATGCTGGCATTAATCTTAACCTTAACCCTAATGCCAATCCAGCTGCCTGGCCTGTACTTGGACATGAAGGAACTGTGGGAGCAGGCAACCCTTCCAGTATTTGCAGTCCAGTCAGTGCCATAGGTCAGAACATGGGCAACCAGAATGGGAACCCAACAAGCACCTTAGGTGCTTGGGGAAACTTGCTGCCGCAAGAGAGCACAGAACCACAAACGTCCACTTCTCAGAATGTGTCTTTCAGCGTACAACCTCAGAACCTTAACACTGATGGACCAAATAACACTAACCCCATGAACTCTTCACCAAACCCTATCAATGCAATGCAGACAAATGGACTGCCGAACTGGGGGATGGCTGTTGGGATGGGGGCCATCATCCCGCCCCACCTGCAAGGCCTTCCTGGTGCTAATGGAACATCAGTTTCTCAAGTCAGCGGGGGCAGTGGTGAAGGGATGGGCAGTTCAGTGTGGGGGATGTCCCCAGGTAATCCTGCCACAGGAAACAGCAATTCTGGGTTCAGTCAGGGGAATGGAGACACTGTGAACTCAGCATTAAGTGCTAAACAAAACGGATCCAGCGGCGCTGCGCAGAAGGAGGGGAACGGGGCGAACGCGTGGGATTCGGGGCCTCCTTCTGGTCCTGGGGTACTGGCGTGGGGCAGGGGTGGTGGCAACAGTGGTGTTGGTGGCATGCATTCTGGAGCTTGGGGCCACCCCAACCGGAACACCAGTAATGGTGTGAACGGGGAATGGGGCAAACCCCCAAACCAGCATTCCAATAGCGACATCAACGGGAAAGGATCAACAGGGTGGGACAGCTCCAGTGTTACCAGTCCCAATCCTGCCATGCAGCAGGGCAGTGAACAAATAAACTCTTGGGCCAAAGCTGCAGCCTCTGGCACCACAGCTAGTGAAGGAAGTAACGAGAGCGGTGGGAGTCAAAATGAAGGCAGTACcgggagggagggggctggagagggcaggaggagagacAAAGGGATGATAGACCAAGGGCAAGTTCAGTTGCCAAGAAATGACCTTGACCCCAGGGTCCTGTCCAATACGGGGTGGGGACAAACCCCCGTAAAGCAAAACACTGCCTGGGAATTTGAAGAGTCCCCAAGGTCTGAACGAAAGAATGACAATGGAACAGAGGCCTGGGGTTGTGCAGCTACTCAATCTTCAAACTCAGGGGGGAAGAACGATGGGTCCATCATGAACAGTACAAATACCTCTTCAGTATCTGGGTGGGTCAACTCTCCACCGGCAGCTGTTCcaacaaatacaggttggggAGACAATAACAACAAAGCACCAAATGGCccaggggggtggggagagtCAGCAAGCTCTACTACTGTTAATAATGCTGCTTCTGCCAAAAGCGGCCACGCGTGGAGTGGGACCGCGAATCAGGAGGACAAATCACCTACCTGGGGTGAACCTCAGAAACCCAAATCTCAGAACTGGGGAGATGGACAGAAATCAAATCCAAGCTGGACTTCAGGAGGTGGAGACTGGACAGATTCATCATCTGTTCCTGGACACTTGGGTGAGGGGAAGAAGAATGGGTCTGGATGGGATTCTGACAATAGATCAGGGTCTGGTTGGAATGATTCCACGAGGTCTGGGACCAGCGGGTGGGGAAATGGCACAAACAGCAAGGCTAATACAGGTACAAGTTGGGGGGAATCTTTAAAGCCAAGCCCCCAACAAAATTGGGCTAATAAACCCCAGGACAACAATGTGAGTAACTGGGGAGGAGCTGCTTCTGTAAAACAGACTGGGTCAGGGTGGGTTGGTGGGCCAGTGCCAGCCAAACAAAAAGAGAACTGTGAGGCAACTGGCTGGGAAGAGCCATCTCCACCGTCCATTCGCCGCAAGATGGAAATCGATGATGGTACCTCAGCTTGGGGCGACCCGAattacaacaacaacaagacTGTAAACATGTGGGATAGAAATAACCCTATAATTCAGAGCAGTACCAcaaccaacaccaccaccactaGCACCATTATCAACACAAATATGGTTGAACCTCAGCCATCGCACCAGTCAAGTGCCCAGCCGAACCGGTCCCCACTGCTTGGTCCAG GCTGGGGAGAGATGCCTACTGTCCACACAAAGAGTGAAGCTTCTTGGGGAGAGCCATCATCCCCTTCTGCTGCAGTTGATAATGGCACTTCAGCATGGGGGAAACCCCCCAGCAGTGGTACAGGGTGGGGAGAGAATCCTGCTGAGTCAGCAGGGACATATGGAAGAACAaatgctccagctgctgccccagcactgtGCAAACCAG cttcaAAATCTATGCAAGAAGGCTGGGGCAGTGGTGGGGATGAAGTGAATCTCAGTACTAGTCAGTGGGAAGATGAGGAAGGAGATATGTGGAATAATACTGCTTCACAAGAGAGCAGCTCCTCCTGTAATTCCTGGGGAAATGCCCCGAAGAAAGGACTTCAAAAG GGCATGAAGACATCTAGCAAGCAAGATGAGGCCTGGATCATGAACCGTCTGATAAAACAGCTCACAGACATGGGCTTCCCT AGAGAGCCAGCGGAAGAGGCCTTGAAGAGCAACAATATGAATCTCGATCAGGCCATGA GTGCTCTGCTGGAAAAGAAGGTGGAAATGGACAAGCGTGGAATGGGAGTGACTGACTACAATGGAATGGTCACCAAACCCCTTGGCTGCCGCCCACCACCAATCTCCAAAGAGTCTTCCATGGACCGCCCCACCTTCCTTGACAAG GATGGCGGCCTAGTGGAAGAGCCCACTACTTCACCATTTTTGCCTTCACCAAGCCTGAAGCTCCCCCTTTCAAACAGTGCACTCCCTAATCAGACCCTGGGCGGGATTGCCTCAGGGCTGGGCATGCAAAACTTGAATTCTTCTAGACAG ATACCGAGTGGCAATCTGGGTATGTTTGGCAATAGCGGAGCAGCACAAGCCAGGACCATGCAGCAGCCGCAGCAACCGCCAGTGCAACCTCTTAATTCATCCCAGCCTAGTCTTCGTGCTCAAGTGCCTCAGTTTCTATCCCCTCAG GTTCAAGCACAGCTTTTGCAGTTTGCAGCAAAAAACATTGGTCTCAGCCCTGCACAGTTAACCTCGCCAATTAATAATCCTCAGCATATGACGATGTTGAACCAGCTCTATCAGCTGCAGCTG GCGTACCAACGTTTACAAATCCAGCAGCAGATGTTACAGGCTCAGCGTAATGTTTCCGGACCCATGAGACAACAGGAGCAGCAA GTTGCACGTACAATCAATAACATGCAGCAGCAGATCCAGCAGCACCAGCGCCAGCTGGCCCAGGCCCTGCTTAtgaagcagcagcctccccCTCCACATCTCTCTTTGCACCCCTCTGCAGGCAAATCAGCCATGGATAGCTTTTCACCCCATCCCCAGGCTCCCGGCCTACCTGACCTGCAGACCAAAGAGCAACAGTCTTCACCGAACACCTTTGCTCCTTACCCTCTTG CTGGACTGAACCCGAACATGAATGTAAATAACATGGACATTACTGGTGGTTTGTCAGTGAAGGACACTTCTCAGTCCCAGTCTCGCCTTCCTCAGTGGACACACCCCAACTCAATGGATAATCTCTCTAGTGCTGCTTCTTCTCTTGACCAGAACTCCAGCAAGCACG GTGCTATACCTGGAGGTTTAAGTATTGGTCCTCCGGGCAAGTCCTCCCTCGATGACTCTTACGGCCGGTATGATCTGATTCAGAACAGTGAATCTCCTGCCAGTCCACCTGTAGCTGTTCCTCACAGCTGGTCACGTGCCAAAACTGATAGTGATAAAATTTCCAATGGCTCCAGCATAAACTGGCCACCAg AGTTTCATCCAGGAGTGCCATGGAAAGGTCTGCAGAACATTGATCCTGAAAATGACCCTGATGTTactcctggaagtgttccaacTGGGCCAACCATAAACACCACGATACAGGATGTTAATCGCTATCTTCTCAAGAGTGGAG GGTCATCCCCAACATCATCTCAGAATGCCACGCTGCCTTCATCGAGTGCCTGGCCGCTTAGTGCCTCCGGCTACAGTAGCTCTTTCAGCAGCATTGCATCTGCACCTAGCATTGCAG GTAAATTGTCAGACATCAAGTCTACGTGGTCCTCTGGCCCAATCTCTCACACACAAGCCTCTCTATCCCATGAACTATGGAAGGTACCCAGAAACACTACTGCTCCTACAAGACCACCTCCAGGCTTAAACACCAAGCCATCATCTACGTGGGGTGCCAGTCCCCTGGGTTGGACCAGCTCTTACTCCTCTG GTTCTGCATGGAGTACTGACAGCTCAGGGAGAACAAGCAGCTGGCTGGTTCTTCGAAACCTCACCCCCCAG ATTGATGGCTCCACACTGAGGACACTGTGTTTGCAACATGGCCCTCTGATAACATTCCACTTGAACCTGACACAAGGGAATGCTGTGGTCCGATACAGTTCCAAGGAAGAAGCAGCCAAGGCCCAAAAGTCTCTGCATAT GTGTGTCCTGGGAAACACTACCATCCTGGCCGAGTTTGCTGGTGAGGAAGAAGTCAACCGTTTCTTAGCACAAGGCCAGGCACTGCCACCCACCTCCAGCTGGCAGTCCAACACTGGAACCACCCAGAACCGCCtgggctcctccagcagctcccacgCTTTGGTGCGCAGCGACGCCGGGCACTGGAACCCCCCCTGCC
- the TNRC6C gene encoding trinucleotide repeat-containing gene 6C protein isoform X12 encodes MEEKKKKKQEEKKKKEGAQKKAAEQKTKVPEPIKTSLSQPQPAGTGTSTSTSTITNSSNGKRASAPGQQPAASRYLPREVPPRFRQQEQKQLLKRGQPLPTGTLSSTSPAQGTGQAGASPPPQQGAGGQHHPSKTQPALQDEAHTVHSRHIEAGSPGERRGRSRKSSAHNVATPRMVGRLLSPDLSHSGLGDHYENSHWGQQPAFRSEGNCSWDKVIIDRTDKEAWPSITGAETESASECTTDTDSASNCGSENSSMATGSAQGNFTGHTKKTNGNNGANGALVQSTSNQSALGAGGANGNGNSARVWGVAGGSSSGLAHCSASGGDGKMDNMMGDGRSQNCWGASNSNAGINLNLNPNANPAAWPVLGHEGTVGAGNPSSICSPVSAIGQNMGNQNGNPTSTLGAWGNLLPQESTEPQTSTSQNVSFSVQPQNLNTDGPNNTNPMNSSPNPINAMQTNGLPNWGMAVGMGAIIPPHLQGLPGANGTSVSQVSGGSGEGMGSSVWGMSPGNPATGNSNSGFSQGNGDTVNSALSAKQNGSSGAAQKEGNGANAWDSGPPSGPGVLAWGRGGGNSGVGGMHSGAWGHPNRNTSNGVNGEWGKPPNQHSNSDINGKGSTGWDSSSVTSPNPAMQQGSEQINSWAKAAASGTTASEGSNESGGSQNEGSTGREGAGEGRRRDKGMIDQGQVQLPRNDLDPRVLSNTGWGQTPVKQNTAWEFEESPRSERKNDNGTEAWGCAATQSSNSGGKNDGSIMNSTNTSSVSGWVNSPPAAVPTNTGWGDNNNKAPNGPGGWGESASSTTVNNAASAKSGHAWSGTANQEDKSPTWGEPQKPKSQNWGDGQKSNPSWTSGGGDWTDSSSVPGHLGEGKKNGSGWDSDNRSGSGWNDSTRSGTSGWGNGTNSKANTGTSWGESLKPSPQQNWANKPQDNNVSNWGGAASVKQTGSGWVGGPVPAKQKENCEATGWEEPSPPSIRRKMEIDDGTSAWGDPNYNNNKTVNMWDRNNPIIQSSTTTNTTTTSTIINTNMVEPQPSHQSSAQPNRSPLLGPAGWGEMPTVHTKSEASWGEPSSPSAAVDNGTSAWGKPPSSGTGWGENPAESAGTYGRTNAPAAAPALCKPASKSMQEGWGSGGDEVNLSTSQWEDEEGDMWNNTASQESSSSCNSWGNAPKKGLQKPKTNPRLSLGTFWRTERKRLLKDFVIEKLHRDLLKGMKTSSKQDEAWIMNRLIKQLTDMGFPREPAEEALKSNNMNLDQAMSALLEKKVEMDKRGMGVTDYNGMVTKPLGCRPPPISKESSMDRPTFLDKIPSGNLGMFGNSGAAQARTMQQPQQPPVQPLNSSQPSLRAQVPQFLSPQVQAQLLQFAAKNIGLSPAQLTSPINNPQHMTMLNQLYQLQLAYQRLQIQQQMLQAQRNVSGPMRQQEQQVARTINNMQQQIQQHQRQLAQALLMKQQPPPPHLSLHPSAGKSAMDSFSPHPQAPGLPDLQTKEQQSSPNTFAPYPLAGLNPNMNVNNMDITGGLSVKDTSQSQSRLPQWTHPNSMDNLSSAASSLDQNSSKHGAIPGGLSIGPPGKSSLDDSYGRYDLIQNSESPASPPVAVPHSWSRAKTDSDKISNGSSINWPPEFHPGVPWKGLQNIDPENDPDVTPGSVPTGPTINTTIQDVNRYLLKSGGSSPTSSQNATLPSSSAWPLSASGYSSSFSSIASAPSIAGKLSDIKSTWSSGPISHTQASLSHELWKVPRNTTAPTRPPPGLNTKPSSTWGASPLGWTSSYSSGSAWSTDSSGRTSSWLVLRNLTPQIDGSTLRTLCLQHGPLITFHLNLTQGNAVVRYSSKEEAAKAQKSLHMCVLGNTTILAEFAGEEEVNRFLAQGQALPPTSSWQSNTGTTQNRLGSSSSSHALVRSDAGHWNPPCLGGKGSSDLLWGGVPQYSSSLWGPPSTDDGRVIGSPTPLNTLLPGDLLSGESI; translated from the exons CTCTACAGGATGAGGCTCACACTGTACACAGCCGACATATTGAAGCCGGGAGCCCTGGAGAACGTagaggcaggagcagaaagagCTCTGCACACAATGTAGCGACTCCTAGGATGGTTGGGCGGCTCCTTTCTCCAG ATCTCAGCCACAGTGGATTGGGAGACCATTATGAGAATTCCCACTGGGGACAGCAGCCCGCTTTCAGGAGTGAAGGCAACTGCAGCTGGGATAAAGTGATAATAGACAGGACTGACAAGGAAGCGTGGCCTTCCATTACCGGAGCTGAGACTGAGTCTGCCTCAGAATGTACTACAGACACTGACTCTGCCTCCAACTGTGGCTCAGAGAACAGTAGCATGGCTACAGGGAGTGCCCAAGGCAACTTCACTGGACATACAAAGAAAACTAATGGCAATAATGGCGCCAACGGAGCACTCGTCCAAAGCACTTCTAACCAGAGTGCCCTTGGAGCTGGTGGAGCAAATGGTAATGGCAACTCAGCCAGAGTGTGGGGGGTGGCTGGGGGCTCCAGCTCTGGCCTAGCTCACTGCTCTGCCAGTGGTGGGGATGGAAAGATGGACAACATGATGGGAGATGGTAGAAGTCAGAACTGCTGGGGTGCTTCCAACTCGAATGCTGGCATTAATCTTAACCTTAACCCTAATGCCAATCCAGCTGCCTGGCCTGTACTTGGACATGAAGGAACTGTGGGAGCAGGCAACCCTTCCAGTATTTGCAGTCCAGTCAGTGCCATAGGTCAGAACATGGGCAACCAGAATGGGAACCCAACAAGCACCTTAGGTGCTTGGGGAAACTTGCTGCCGCAAGAGAGCACAGAACCACAAACGTCCACTTCTCAGAATGTGTCTTTCAGCGTACAACCTCAGAACCTTAACACTGATGGACCAAATAACACTAACCCCATGAACTCTTCACCAAACCCTATCAATGCAATGCAGACAAATGGACTGCCGAACTGGGGGATGGCTGTTGGGATGGGGGCCATCATCCCGCCCCACCTGCAAGGCCTTCCTGGTGCTAATGGAACATCAGTTTCTCAAGTCAGCGGGGGCAGTGGTGAAGGGATGGGCAGTTCAGTGTGGGGGATGTCCCCAGGTAATCCTGCCACAGGAAACAGCAATTCTGGGTTCAGTCAGGGGAATGGAGACACTGTGAACTCAGCATTAAGTGCTAAACAAAACGGATCCAGCGGCGCTGCGCAGAAGGAGGGGAACGGGGCGAACGCGTGGGATTCGGGGCCTCCTTCTGGTCCTGGGGTACTGGCGTGGGGCAGGGGTGGTGGCAACAGTGGTGTTGGTGGCATGCATTCTGGAGCTTGGGGCCACCCCAACCGGAACACCAGTAATGGTGTGAACGGGGAATGGGGCAAACCCCCAAACCAGCATTCCAATAGCGACATCAACGGGAAAGGATCAACAGGGTGGGACAGCTCCAGTGTTACCAGTCCCAATCCTGCCATGCAGCAGGGCAGTGAACAAATAAACTCTTGGGCCAAAGCTGCAGCCTCTGGCACCACAGCTAGTGAAGGAAGTAACGAGAGCGGTGGGAGTCAAAATGAAGGCAGTACcgggagggagggggctggagagggcaggaggagagacAAAGGGATGATAGACCAAGGGCAAGTTCAGTTGCCAAGAAATGACCTTGACCCCAGGGTCCTGTCCAATACGGGGTGGGGACAAACCCCCGTAAAGCAAAACACTGCCTGGGAATTTGAAGAGTCCCCAAGGTCTGAACGAAAGAATGACAATGGAACAGAGGCCTGGGGTTGTGCAGCTACTCAATCTTCAAACTCAGGGGGGAAGAACGATGGGTCCATCATGAACAGTACAAATACCTCTTCAGTATCTGGGTGGGTCAACTCTCCACCGGCAGCTGTTCcaacaaatacaggttggggAGACAATAACAACAAAGCACCAAATGGCccaggggggtggggagagtCAGCAAGCTCTACTACTGTTAATAATGCTGCTTCTGCCAAAAGCGGCCACGCGTGGAGTGGGACCGCGAATCAGGAGGACAAATCACCTACCTGGGGTGAACCTCAGAAACCCAAATCTCAGAACTGGGGAGATGGACAGAAATCAAATCCAAGCTGGACTTCAGGAGGTGGAGACTGGACAGATTCATCATCTGTTCCTGGACACTTGGGTGAGGGGAAGAAGAATGGGTCTGGATGGGATTCTGACAATAGATCAGGGTCTGGTTGGAATGATTCCACGAGGTCTGGGACCAGCGGGTGGGGAAATGGCACAAACAGCAAGGCTAATACAGGTACAAGTTGGGGGGAATCTTTAAAGCCAAGCCCCCAACAAAATTGGGCTAATAAACCCCAGGACAACAATGTGAGTAACTGGGGAGGAGCTGCTTCTGTAAAACAGACTGGGTCAGGGTGGGTTGGTGGGCCAGTGCCAGCCAAACAAAAAGAGAACTGTGAGGCAACTGGCTGGGAAGAGCCATCTCCACCGTCCATTCGCCGCAAGATGGAAATCGATGATGGTACCTCAGCTTGGGGCGACCCGAattacaacaacaacaagacTGTAAACATGTGGGATAGAAATAACCCTATAATTCAGAGCAGTACCAcaaccaacaccaccaccactaGCACCATTATCAACACAAATATGGTTGAACCTCAGCCATCGCACCAGTCAAGTGCCCAGCCGAACCGGTCCCCACTGCTTGGTCCAG CAGGCTGGGGAGAGATGCCTACTGTCCACACAAAGAGTGAAGCTTCTTGGGGAGAGCCATCATCCCCTTCTGCTGCAGTTGATAATGGCACTTCAGCATGGGGGAAACCCCCCAGCAGTGGTACAGGGTGGGGAGAGAATCCTGCTGAGTCAGCAGGGACATATGGAAGAACAaatgctccagctgctgccccagcactgtGCAAACCAG cttcaAAATCTATGCAAGAAGGCTGGGGCAGTGGTGGGGATGAAGTGAATCTCAGTACTAGTCAGTGGGAAGATGAGGAAGGAGATATGTGGAATAATACTGCTTCACAAGAGAGCAGCTCCTCCTGTAATTCCTGGGGAAATGCCCCGAAGAAAGGACTTCAAAAG CCCAAAACAAATCCACGCTTGTCCCTTGGTACTTTCTGGAGAACTGAAAGGAAGAGACTTCTTAAGGATTTTGTGATAGAAAAGCTGCACAGAGATCTTTTAAAG GGCATGAAGACATCTAGCAAGCAAGATGAGGCCTGGATCATGAACCGTCTGATAAAACAGCTCACAGACATGGGCTTCCCT AGAGAGCCAGCGGAAGAGGCCTTGAAGAGCAACAATATGAATCTCGATCAGGCCATGA GTGCTCTGCTGGAAAAGAAGGTGGAAATGGACAAGCGTGGAATGGGAGTGACTGACTACAATGGAATGGTCACCAAACCCCTTGGCTGCCGCCCACCACCAATCTCCAAAGAGTCTTCCATGGACCGCCCCACCTTCCTTGACAAG ATACCGAGTGGCAATCTGGGTATGTTTGGCAATAGCGGAGCAGCACAAGCCAGGACCATGCAGCAGCCGCAGCAACCGCCAGTGCAACCTCTTAATTCATCCCAGCCTAGTCTTCGTGCTCAAGTGCCTCAGTTTCTATCCCCTCAG GTTCAAGCACAGCTTTTGCAGTTTGCAGCAAAAAACATTGGTCTCAGCCCTGCACAGTTAACCTCGCCAATTAATAATCCTCAGCATATGACGATGTTGAACCAGCTCTATCAGCTGCAGCTG GCGTACCAACGTTTACAAATCCAGCAGCAGATGTTACAGGCTCAGCGTAATGTTTCCGGACCCATGAGACAACAGGAGCAGCAA GTTGCACGTACAATCAATAACATGCAGCAGCAGATCCAGCAGCACCAGCGCCAGCTGGCCCAGGCCCTGCTTAtgaagcagcagcctccccCTCCACATCTCTCTTTGCACCCCTCTGCAGGCAAATCAGCCATGGATAGCTTTTCACCCCATCCCCAGGCTCCCGGCCTACCTGACCTGCAGACCAAAGAGCAACAGTCTTCACCGAACACCTTTGCTCCTTACCCTCTTG CTGGACTGAACCCGAACATGAATGTAAATAACATGGACATTACTGGTGGTTTGTCAGTGAAGGACACTTCTCAGTCCCAGTCTCGCCTTCCTCAGTGGACACACCCCAACTCAATGGATAATCTCTCTAGTGCTGCTTCTTCTCTTGACCAGAACTCCAGCAAGCACG GTGCTATACCTGGAGGTTTAAGTATTGGTCCTCCGGGCAAGTCCTCCCTCGATGACTCTTACGGCCGGTATGATCTGATTCAGAACAGTGAATCTCCTGCCAGTCCACCTGTAGCTGTTCCTCACAGCTGGTCACGTGCCAAAACTGATAGTGATAAAATTTCCAATGGCTCCAGCATAAACTGGCCACCAg AGTTTCATCCAGGAGTGCCATGGAAAGGTCTGCAGAACATTGATCCTGAAAATGACCCTGATGTTactcctggaagtgttccaacTGGGCCAACCATAAACACCACGATACAGGATGTTAATCGCTATCTTCTCAAGAGTGGAG GGTCATCCCCAACATCATCTCAGAATGCCACGCTGCCTTCATCGAGTGCCTGGCCGCTTAGTGCCTCCGGCTACAGTAGCTCTTTCAGCAGCATTGCATCTGCACCTAGCATTGCAG GTAAATTGTCAGACATCAAGTCTACGTGGTCCTCTGGCCCAATCTCTCACACACAAGCCTCTCTATCCCATGAACTATGGAAGGTACCCAGAAACACTACTGCTCCTACAAGACCACCTCCAGGCTTAAACACCAAGCCATCATCTACGTGGGGTGCCAGTCCCCTGGGTTGGACCAGCTCTTACTCCTCTG GTTCTGCATGGAGTACTGACAGCTCAGGGAGAACAAGCAGCTGGCTGGTTCTTCGAAACCTCACCCCCCAG ATTGATGGCTCCACACTGAGGACACTGTGTTTGCAACATGGCCCTCTGATAACATTCCACTTGAACCTGACACAAGGGAATGCTGTGGTCCGATACAGTTCCAAGGAAGAAGCAGCCAAGGCCCAAAAGTCTCTGCATAT GTGTGTCCTGGGAAACACTACCATCCTGGCCGAGTTTGCTGGTGAGGAAGAAGTCAACCGTTTCTTAGCACAAGGCCAGGCACTGCCACCCACCTCCAGCTGGCAGTCCAACACTGGAACCACCCAGAACCGCCtgggctcctccagcagctcccacgCTTTGGTGCGCAGCGACGCCGGGCACTGGAACCCCCCCTGCC